Proteins encoded by one window of Vibrio algicola:
- the folD gene encoding bifunctional methylenetetrahydrofolate dehydrogenase/methenyltetrahydrofolate cyclohydrolase FolD has product MSAQIIDGKLISQTVRTEVKARVQARVDAGLRAPGLAVVLVGSDPASQVYVGSKRRACEEVGFVSKSFDLPATTTEAEILTIVDKLNNDAEIDGILVQLPLPAGIDSTKILERISPEKDVDGFHPYNVGRLCQCMPKLRSCTPKGIITLLERYNIETHGKHAVIVGASNIVGRPMTLELLLAGCTTTTCHRFTKDLEGHVRQADLLVVAVGKPNFIPGDWIKQGAIVIDVGINRMDNGKLIGDVEYDVAKTKASHITPVPGGVGPMTVASLIENTMLACEKFSQE; this is encoded by the coding sequence ATGTCTGCTCAAATTATTGATGGAAAATTAATTTCACAAACGGTTCGTACCGAAGTCAAAGCGCGAGTTCAAGCTCGAGTAGATGCCGGATTACGAGCACCTGGTCTGGCTGTAGTGCTAGTAGGAAGCGATCCTGCTTCTCAAGTGTACGTAGGAAGTAAACGCCGCGCTTGTGAAGAAGTCGGTTTTGTTTCTAAATCGTTTGACCTACCAGCCACCACCACCGAGGCTGAAATACTTACCATCGTTGATAAGCTTAATAACGATGCTGAAATTGACGGTATTTTAGTTCAGCTTCCTCTTCCTGCTGGCATCGATAGCACTAAAATTTTAGAACGCATCTCACCAGAAAAAGATGTTGATGGTTTCCACCCATATAATGTCGGCCGTTTATGCCAATGTATGCCAAAATTACGCTCTTGTACTCCCAAAGGCATCATCACCTTATTAGAGCGTTATAACATTGAAACTCACGGTAAGCATGCTGTGATTGTCGGTGCTTCAAATATCGTTGGTCGTCCTATGACGCTAGAGTTGCTATTAGCCGGTTGTACAACGACCACTTGCCATCGTTTTACTAAAGATTTAGAAGGTCATGTACGTCAGGCCGATCTGTTAGTTGTCGCGGTGGGTAAGCCTAACTTTATTCCTGGCGACTGGATCAAACAAGGCGCAATCGTGATCGATGTTGGCATCAACCGTATGGACAATGGTAAGTTAATTGGCGATGTCGAATACGATGTGGCCAAAACCAAGGCCAGCCATATAACGCCAGTACCTGGTGGTGTGGGACCAATGACTGTCGCCAGTTTAATTGAAAATACCATGCTCGCTTGTGAGAAATTTTCGCAAGAGTAA